The following are encoded together in the Paludisphaera mucosa genome:
- a CDS encoding reverse transcriptase domain-containing protein, giving the protein MQSIHKLIEVLSDRGRRELCLERVYRHLSREDLLIEAYAKIGKNDGALTRGVDGETVDGMSLEKVQTISQLLRDGDWIWKPVRRIHIPKKDGKTRPLGIPTWSDKLVQQVIKFILEAYYEPQFSPFSFGFRSGLGCHHALKEIVDRWRGVKWFIEGDISKCFDGIDHQVLLSMLTEKIHDDRFIKLVRTMLEAGYLEDWRYGETLSGTPQGGIASPVLANIYLDALDKFVETTLLPRYNRGSKHRVNEEWQRLNNMINHHRSTLTAEEYLGLVKERRRHPSRDPRDPNFRRLHYVRYADDFLLGFAGPKVEADEIKAQIRGFLTERLRLSLSEEKTLITHATTEKARFLGYELRSMRSDTKVSPSKGGGLRRSVNGLIGLYVPKDAIESRCKAYMADGRPTQKTNLLHASDYQIVTRYQGVFRGLVNYYAMAHNASKRLDRLRWVLETSLVHTLAGKHRCSAASLWRKHKVKVPTEHGHVNAFRMLFPRDGKPPLIAQFGGLSLRRREFATAEDFGMGMVFAKSTDLIQRIAARECQVCGATGVPIQVHHIKRLADLKKGGRRRIARWKEVMIGLRRKTIAVCVTCHGAIHSGRYDGPALS; this is encoded by the coding sequence ATGCAGTCGATCCATAAGTTGATCGAAGTCCTCTCGGACCGAGGACGACGGGAGCTCTGTCTGGAGCGGGTGTACCGACACCTCAGCCGTGAAGACCTCCTGATCGAGGCGTACGCCAAGATCGGGAAGAATGATGGTGCCCTGACCCGAGGGGTCGACGGCGAGACCGTCGACGGGATGAGCCTGGAGAAGGTCCAAACGATCAGCCAGCTCCTGCGGGACGGTGATTGGATCTGGAAGCCCGTCCGGCGCATCCACATTCCCAAGAAGGACGGCAAGACGCGTCCCCTGGGGATACCCACCTGGTCGGACAAACTGGTCCAGCAGGTGATCAAGTTCATCCTGGAGGCTTACTACGAGCCGCAGTTCAGCCCTTTCAGCTTCGGCTTCCGAAGCGGACTCGGCTGCCATCACGCCCTCAAGGAGATCGTGGACCGTTGGCGAGGAGTCAAGTGGTTCATCGAGGGCGACATCTCGAAGTGCTTCGACGGCATCGACCATCAGGTCCTGCTCTCGATGCTGACCGAGAAGATCCACGACGACAGGTTCATCAAGCTTGTGCGGACGATGCTTGAGGCCGGATATCTGGAGGATTGGCGTTACGGCGAGACCCTCAGCGGCACGCCGCAGGGGGGGATCGCCTCACCCGTCCTCGCCAATATCTACCTCGACGCACTCGACAAGTTCGTCGAGACCACCCTGCTCCCACGGTACAACCGGGGGAGCAAGCATCGGGTCAACGAAGAATGGCAACGGTTGAACAACATGATCAACCACCACCGCTCCACGTTGACGGCCGAGGAGTATCTCGGCCTGGTGAAGGAACGGAGGAGGCACCCGTCGAGGGACCCTCGCGACCCGAACTTCCGGCGCCTGCACTACGTCCGGTACGCCGATGACTTCCTGCTGGGGTTCGCCGGGCCGAAAGTGGAAGCCGATGAGATCAAGGCTCAAATCCGGGGCTTCCTCACCGAGAGGCTGAGGCTCTCGCTCTCGGAGGAGAAGACCTTGATCACGCACGCGACCACGGAAAAGGCCCGGTTCCTCGGCTATGAACTCCGCTCGATGCGCTCCGACACCAAGGTCAGCCCGTCGAAAGGCGGCGGATTGAGGCGGAGCGTCAACGGGCTGATCGGGCTGTACGTCCCCAAGGACGCGATCGAATCGCGCTGCAAGGCGTACATGGCGGACGGGCGACCGACCCAGAAGACGAACCTGCTCCACGCGAGCGATTACCAGATCGTCACGCGCTACCAGGGCGTATTCCGGGGGCTGGTCAACTACTACGCCATGGCACACAACGCCTCGAAGCGGTTGGACCGGCTTCGATGGGTGCTCGAGACTTCGCTCGTGCACACCCTCGCGGGTAAACATCGTTGTTCCGCGGCCTCACTCTGGCGCAAGCACAAGGTGAAGGTCCCGACCGAGCACGGCCACGTGAACGCCTTTCGGATGCTCTTCCCGAGGGACGGGAAACCGCCCCTCATCGCACAATTCGGGGGCCTATCGCTCCGGCGACGCGAGTTCGCGACCGCCGAGGACTTTGGGATGGGGATGGTCTTCGCCAAGTCGACCGACCTCATCCAGCGGATCGCCGCCCGGGAGTGCCAGGTATGCGGTGCGACCGGGGTTCCGATCCAGGTCCACCACATCAAGAGACTCGCCGACCTGAAAAA